A genomic stretch from Ureibacillus composti includes:
- a CDS encoding NUDIX hydrolase — MKLREQIEKYIPYNAQEIKEQEVILRYMDTFDNLLTRDNEFAHFTASAWIVNEERTKVLMIYHNIYQSWSWTGGHADGDGDLLHVALKEVSEETGLTNIKPLSEEIYSIEILGVPAHEKRGKHVATHVHLNVTYLIEANESELTKIKPDENSDIKWWGLEEAIEASTEPEMRVVYRKLNNKLKGF, encoded by the coding sequence ATGAAATTAAGAGAGCAAATTGAAAAATACATACCGTATAATGCCCAGGAAATAAAGGAACAAGAAGTGATTTTACGATATATGGACACATTTGATAATTTACTAACAAGGGATAACGAATTTGCCCACTTTACCGCTTCTGCTTGGATTGTGAATGAAGAAAGAACAAAAGTGCTTATGATTTATCATAATATTTATCAATCATGGTCTTGGACTGGGGGGCATGCAGATGGTGATGGGGATTTACTTCATGTGGCTTTAAAAGAAGTAAGCGAAGAAACAGGTTTAACAAACATTAAGCCTCTATCTGAAGAAATCTATTCTATTGAAATTTTAGGCGTCCCAGCCCATGAAAAAAGGGGGAAGCATGTGGCAACCCATGTGCATTTAAATGTAACATATTTAATTGAGGCAAATGAATCTGAGTTGACGAAGATTAAACCAGATGAAAACAGTGATATCAAGTGGTGGGGATTAGAAGAGGCAATTGAGGCGAGTACCGAACCAGAAATGCGCGTTGTTTATCGAAAGCTAAATAACAAATTAAAGGGCTTCTAA
- a CDS encoding amino acid permease, whose product MSKFFRKKNVDELLDNKSGSGQLKKTLGGFDLMMLGVGAIVGTGIFILPGTVAAIHSGPAIIFSFIIAAFVCALAAMCYSEFSSAVPVTGSAYTYGYIVFGELIAWFVGWALVLEYGLAVASVATGWSAYFVSLLEGFNIIIPQALSGPFNPSEGTFVNLPAVLIILIISWLLTRGVQETTRINKIMVFVKVGVILLFIVVGVFFVKPGNWQPFMPFGFDGVITGAALVFFAYLGFDAVSSAAEEVKNPQRNLPIGIIGSLLVCTLLYVAVSLVLTGVVPYTNLNVSNPVSYALQVINQDWIAGIISLGAVTGMMTVILVMIFGGTRLLYALGRDGLLPKFLYDIHPKYKTPVKNTWTFAIIVAFCAGLVPLGALAELVNMGTLIAFTIVSIGIIFLRKNKEIQSGGFKVPLFPVLPILSFIACIFMITQLSVHTWIACGIWFIIGFVIYFVYGQKHSKLNQK is encoded by the coding sequence TTGAGTAAATTTTTTAGAAAAAAAAATGTAGATGAGCTTTTAGACAATAAAAGTGGGAGCGGTCAACTCAAGAAAACATTAGGTGGTTTCGATCTAATGATGCTTGGTGTTGGCGCTATTGTAGGAACAGGTATATTTATTCTTCCTGGCACAGTGGCAGCTATCCACTCAGGTCCTGCCATTATCTTTTCATTTATTATTGCAGCATTTGTCTGTGCATTAGCGGCAATGTGCTATTCTGAGTTTTCTTCAGCAGTACCAGTGACCGGAAGTGCATATACATACGGTTATATTGTTTTTGGTGAGTTAATAGCCTGGTTTGTTGGGTGGGCTTTAGTATTAGAATACGGTTTAGCCGTAGCTTCTGTAGCAACCGGCTGGTCAGCCTATTTTGTTTCACTATTAGAAGGATTCAATATCATAATACCCCAAGCACTGTCGGGACCATTTAATCCCTCTGAAGGTACATTCGTTAATCTACCAGCAGTACTGATTATACTAATTATTTCATGGTTGTTAACACGTGGTGTCCAAGAAACAACAAGAATAAATAAGATTATGGTATTTGTTAAAGTCGGCGTAATCCTGTTGTTTATTGTTGTTGGCGTATTTTTTGTAAAACCCGGAAATTGGCAACCATTTATGCCTTTTGGTTTTGATGGGGTTATAACTGGTGCAGCACTTGTATTCTTTGCTTATCTTGGTTTTGATGCGGTATCTTCCGCTGCGGAAGAAGTAAAAAACCCCCAAAGAAACTTACCAATAGGAATAATTGGATCGTTACTAGTTTGTACATTGCTTTATGTAGCAGTATCTTTAGTATTAACTGGAGTTGTTCCGTATACAAACTTAAATGTTAGTAACCCCGTAAGTTATGCTTTACAAGTAATTAATCAAGACTGGATTGCAGGTATAATTTCTTTAGGTGCTGTGACAGGAATGATGACAGTAATTTTAGTGATGATCTTCGGAGGGACAAGACTTTTATACGCATTAGGTAGAGACGGCTTACTACCAAAATTCTTATATGATATTCATCCTAAGTATAAAACACCAGTTAAAAATACTTGGACCTTCGCAATTATTGTTGCCTTTTGTGCTGGGTTAGTTCCACTGGGTGCATTAGCTGAATTAGTGAATATGGGTACACTTATTGCATTTACCATTGTTTCGATTGGGATTATCTTCTTAAGAAAGAATAAAGAAATTCAATCTGGTGGATTTAAGGTTCCCCTCTTCCCAGTATTACCAATCTTATCATTCATTGCTTGTATATTTATGATTACTCAGCTTTCCGTACATACATGGATTGCTTGTGGAATTTGGTTTATTATAGGATTTGTCATCTATTTTGTTTATGGTCAAAAACATAGTAAATTAAATCAAAAATAG
- the splB gene encoding spore photoproduct lyase: MKGPFIPQLVYFEPTALDYPLGVELKNKFEDLGIEIRYTTSHNQVRNLPGDNDFQKYRIAKSTLVVGIRKTLKFDTSKPSAEYAIPFATGCMGHCHYCYLQTTMGSKPYIRTYVNVEDILDAADQYMAERAPEITRFEASCTSDIVGIDHLTHTLKRAIEHFGQSEYGRLRFVTKFHHVDHLLDAKHNGKTRFRFSVNADYVIKHFEPGTSPLAKRIEAAGKVARAGYPLGFIVAPIYLHAGWQEGYYHMFERLDAELPQDARDDITFEFIQHRFTKPAKKVIEKNYPMTKLELDETARRYKWGKYGIGKYIYQKDEEEEIKEHLYRYMEKFFPKAKLEYFT, translated from the coding sequence ATGAAAGGTCCGTTTATACCACAGCTTGTTTACTTTGAACCTACAGCTTTAGATTATCCACTTGGAGTAGAATTAAAAAATAAATTTGAGGATTTGGGGATTGAAATACGCTATACAACTTCCCATAATCAAGTTCGAAATCTCCCTGGAGACAATGATTTTCAGAAATACCGAATAGCGAAATCTACTCTAGTAGTAGGAATCCGAAAAACACTTAAGTTTGATACATCAAAGCCTTCAGCAGAGTATGCTATTCCATTTGCTACCGGGTGTATGGGGCACTGCCATTATTGTTATTTGCAAACTACAATGGGGAGTAAACCTTATATTCGCACATACGTAAATGTTGAAGATATACTTGACGCTGCTGATCAATATATGGCGGAACGTGCGCCAGAAATTACACGTTTTGAAGCTTCTTGTACATCAGATATTGTTGGTATTGACCATTTAACACATACGTTAAAAAGGGCAATTGAACATTTTGGTCAATCTGAATATGGAAGATTACGCTTTGTAACAAAGTTTCATCATGTGGATCATTTACTAGATGCAAAACATAATGGGAAAACAAGATTCCGTTTTAGTGTCAATGCTGATTATGTCATTAAACACTTTGAACCTGGAACATCTCCCCTTGCAAAACGAATTGAAGCAGCTGGGAAAGTGGCAAGGGCTGGGTATCCACTAGGATTTATTGTGGCACCTATTTATCTCCACGCGGGTTGGCAAGAAGGATATTATCATATGTTTGAACGCCTAGATGCGGAATTGCCACAAGATGCGCGGGATGATATTACCTTTGAATTCATACAACATAGATTTACCAAACCTGCAAAAAAGGTTATAGAAAAGAACTACCCGATGACGAAGTTAGAATTGGATGAAACCGCAAGACGTTATAAATGGGGAAAGTATGGTATAGGAAAATATATTTATCAAAAAGATGAAGAGGAAGAAATTAAAGAACATCTGTATCGGTATATGGAGAAGTTTTTTCCAAAAGCAAAATTGGAGTACTTTACATGA
- a CDS encoding transcriptional regulator SplA domain-containing protein, with the protein MLSNYEVGDIVYVFIRNPHIQDVANIQEAAVVKDPENPEQLAVFVYETYYPLTSDMAIYSSQSEAEEAYRQFFGEDTA; encoded by the coding sequence ATGCTTAGCAACTATGAAGTTGGAGATATTGTTTATGTTTTTATTCGAAATCCACACATTCAGGATGTAGCAAATATTCAAGAAGCAGCAGTTGTAAAGGATCCTGAAAACCCGGAACAATTAGCTGTTTTTGTATATGAAACGTATTATCCATTAACATCTGATATGGCAATCTATTCAAGTCAATCTGAGGCAGAAGAAGCTTATCGTCAATTTTTTGGAGAAGATACAGCATGA
- the safA gene encoding SafA/ExsA family spore coat assembly protein, translated as MFKNMKKGVIASVLSVSLLVPVTALAANSYTVVKGDSLWKIAVKTQTGVQELIDANPQLSNPNVIYPGQEIKVPEQEGQAIEQEVIRLVNVERANAGLPALKYDWELARVAEHKSQDMADKNYFSHTSPTYGSPFNMMKNYGINYRSAGENIAQGQKTAAQVVDAWMNSEGHRANILNKNYTHIGVGYVANGNYWTQMFIQK; from the coding sequence ATGTTTAAAAACATGAAAAAAGGCGTTATCGCTTCGGTTTTATCAGTTTCTTTATTAGTACCAGTAACTGCTTTAGCAGCTAATTCATATACAGTAGTAAAAGGCGATTCACTATGGAAAATTGCAGTTAAGACACAAACAGGTGTTCAAGAATTAATTGATGCCAACCCACAGCTATCAAACCCAAATGTAATTTATCCAGGGCAAGAAATTAAAGTACCTGAACAAGAAGGACAAGCTATTGAGCAAGAGGTCATCCGACTTGTTAACGTAGAAAGAGCAAACGCGGGTCTTCCTGCATTAAAATATGATTGGGAGCTTGCTAGAGTAGCAGAACATAAATCCCAAGATATGGCCGATAAAAATTATTTCAGTCATACAAGTCCAACATATGGTTCACCATTTAATATGATGAAGAACTACGGTATCAACTACCGTTCTGCTGGTGAAAACATTGCACAAGGTCAAAAAACTGCAGCGCAAGTTGTAGATGCTTGGATGAACAGTGAAGGTCACAGAGCAAATATCCTTAATAAAAACTATACTCATATTGGGGTAGGATATGTTGCAAACGGAAATTATTGGACACAGATGTTTATTCAAAAATAA
- a CDS encoding purine-nucleoside phosphorylase — protein MHNIQDINEAKNFIQSKTNLQPVIGLILGSGLGSLADEIENSVKIPYTEIPHFAKSGAIGHANELVIGELNGKIVAAMKGRFHYYEGFTLDEVTFPVRVMKALGIENLIITNACGAVNTNFNPGDLMLITDHINLVANNPLIGPNNDELGTRFPDMTQVYNKELRGIATKVANGLNMNLQEGVYAWWSGPTYETPAEIRMIRTFGADAVGMSTVPEAIVATHGGMKVLGISCLTNMAAGILDQPLSHDEVIEVAAKVRTNFVELIKGILKEI, from the coding sequence ATGCATAACATTCAAGATATAAATGAAGCTAAAAACTTCATTCAAAGCAAAACAAATCTTCAACCTGTTATAGGATTGATTCTAGGTTCAGGCTTAGGATCACTTGCTGATGAAATTGAAAATTCCGTTAAAATCCCATACACGGAGATTCCGCACTTTGCTAAGTCTGGGGCAATTGGACATGCAAATGAACTCGTTATTGGTGAACTAAATGGCAAAATTGTAGCAGCAATGAAGGGCCGCTTCCATTATTACGAAGGTTTTACATTAGATGAAGTAACATTTCCAGTGCGCGTAATGAAAGCACTTGGTATTGAAAATTTAATCATTACAAATGCGTGTGGTGCAGTGAATACGAACTTTAACCCTGGTGATTTAATGCTTATAACTGACCATATTAATTTAGTAGCGAATAATCCTTTAATTGGGCCGAATAACGATGAATTAGGTACACGCTTCCCAGACATGACTCAGGTCTATAATAAGGAACTTCGCGGAATTGCAACAAAAGTAGCAAATGGATTAAATATGAACCTTCAAGAAGGCGTTTATGCATGGTGGAGTGGACCAACTTACGAAACGCCAGCTGAAATCCGGATGATTCGTACTTTTGGAGCAGATGCTGTAGGGATGTCGACTGTTCCTGAGGCAATCGTAGCCACACATGGTGGCATGAAAGTTCTAGGTATTTCTTGCTTAACAAATATGGCAGCTGGTATTTTAGATCAGCCTTTAAGTCATGATGAAGTAATTGAAGTAGCAGCTAAAGTAAGAACAAACTTTGTAGAGTTAATCAAAGGAATTCTAAAGGAAATATAA
- a CDS encoding M14 family zinc carboxypeptidase, with protein MTLQKSSFTIFLAFLLVIFQLPVASANEVDPSNSSEQNPTTEVILSDVLTNEESTKEPAVPTSNGISEGPVASTETSQTDLHNTNVEEKSSNTEVEIEPVEDEVIKPEQPETTIPPYTNGNGKTTKITEYYFSTPNGFIKAGTLEKGIILTPTRITTNYFIIVANKRAYYIPKSSLTSTTENSNFEKHLQGSFPRTIIAERDTQFKDRDGNVLGTIAKGKSVQLHMVNGGRGVVEVFGKRVYVSLNHFTHTNLVIPNKNISHKEMEYYLKIFSYMYPEFTELVKIGASVQGRPIYALKVGKGSKEILMDGSMHAREHMTTNVLLEMIDEYSMNYLNGTRFSSYNVRSVLDQVSIWFVPMMNPDAVTLVQSRTNATATTKKLNNGSTNYNRWKANIRGVDLNRNFSVGWRELVTINRPSYEFYKGPKAFSEPEARALRDFMAKHPFNSYISYHSSGQVLYYFNFQNSTNLKRDRALAKKINSVTGYAIMPPTGRTASGVSADYFISTYKKPGITVEISPAVGPTVVPLKYWDSIWKKNKTIGLIAASEAASR; from the coding sequence TTGACATTACAGAAGAGCAGCTTTACAATTTTTCTAGCATTCCTTCTAGTTATTTTTCAACTTCCTGTTGCTTCTGCAAATGAAGTAGACCCTTCAAATTCCTCTGAACAAAACCCAACAACTGAAGTAATCCTTTCAGATGTTTTAACTAATGAAGAATCTACTAAAGAGCCAGCAGTGCCTACATCAAATGGTATAAGTGAAGGGCCAGTTGCTTCAACGGAAACTAGTCAAACCGATCTTCACAATACTAATGTAGAAGAAAAGTCAAGTAACACAGAGGTAGAAATAGAACCAGTAGAGGATGAAGTAATCAAACCCGAACAACCAGAGACTACTATTCCTCCCTATACAAATGGCAATGGGAAAACTACAAAAATTACTGAATACTATTTCTCTACACCTAATGGCTTTATCAAAGCGGGAACACTAGAAAAAGGTATAATTTTAACACCTACTCGTATTACAACAAACTATTTTATTATCGTTGCAAATAAGAGAGCATACTATATTCCTAAAAGTTCTCTAACTTCGACAACAGAAAACTCAAACTTTGAAAAGCATCTTCAAGGAAGTTTTCCGAGAACGATTATTGCCGAAAGAGATACACAGTTTAAAGATCGTGATGGAAATGTTCTTGGTACGATTGCAAAAGGAAAGTCAGTACAATTACATATGGTAAATGGTGGACGTGGAGTTGTTGAGGTATTTGGAAAACGTGTTTATGTTTCTTTAAATCACTTCACACATACAAACCTAGTTATACCAAATAAAAATATTAGTCATAAAGAAATGGAATACTATTTGAAGATATTTTCATATATGTATCCGGAATTTACGGAGCTTGTAAAAATCGGGGCATCCGTTCAAGGTAGACCCATTTATGCTTTAAAGGTTGGTAAAGGCTCGAAGGAAATCTTAATGGATGGTTCGATGCATGCACGGGAACATATGACAACAAACGTGTTATTAGAAATGATTGATGAATATTCAATGAATTATCTAAATGGCACAAGGTTTTCTTCTTACAATGTTCGGTCTGTACTAGATCAAGTCAGCATTTGGTTTGTTCCTATGATGAACCCTGATGCAGTTACCCTTGTACAATCACGTACTAATGCTACAGCAACCACAAAGAAACTGAATAATGGCAGTACAAACTATAATCGTTGGAAAGCAAATATTCGTGGCGTTGATTTGAATCGAAACTTTAGTGTTGGATGGCGGGAACTAGTAACAATCAATCGCCCTTCTTATGAGTTTTATAAGGGGCCAAAAGCCTTTTCCGAACCAGAAGCTCGTGCATTAAGAGATTTTATGGCGAAACACCCATTTAACTCTTATATTTCTTACCACAGCTCTGGACAAGTGTTATATTATTTTAACTTCCAAAACTCCACAAACTTAAAAAGAGATCGCGCTTTAGCTAAAAAAATTAATAGCGTTACTGGATATGCCATTATGCCTCCAACTGGCAGAACAGCATCTGGTGTGTCTGCAGACTACTTTATCTCTACTTATAAAAAACCAGGCATTACTGTAGAAATTTCCCCAGCAGTTGGTCCAACAGTCGTCCCTTTAAAATACTGGGATAGTATTTGGAAAAAAAATAAAACAATAGGGCTAATTGCTGCTAGCGAAGCCGCTTCAAGATAA
- a CDS encoding sialidase: MYGYGNGYGGYPYYFVQVPMNYYVQPSHPQYVQQYVPQYQQQQYQQPIVQRTPQERPSVQQIIQTIRSEHSNLYTQLEQAGMNRQLIESLFFSVVNFTRNQSNINRPANQIYSQFQRENPWFNLFIQSLNLPTSTVNRILTRVIELTIQILKGEQPAPAPGPNRPGEGWSNWEDLGGVLTSAPTVSSWQANRLDVFARGTDNALYHIWWDGSRWSNWESLGGVLTSAPGAVSWGPNRIDVFVRGTDNALYHKWWDGSRWNDWENLGGVLTSGPSASSRRSNRLDVFVRGNNNRLYKKSWNGTRWEDWEDLGGNLNSEPAAVSWGPNRIDVFARGQNNNLIHKWWDGNSWSDWENLGGNLTSAPTASSRRNNLLEVFARGNNNRLIRRTWNGSRWSNWETLNGNLTSAPAAVSWGPNRTDVFARGNNNNNLIHTFRN, translated from the coding sequence ATGTATGGATATGGAAATGGATATGGTGGATACCCATATTACTTTGTTCAAGTGCCTATGAATTACTACGTTCAGCCAAGCCATCCCCAATACGTTCAGCAATATGTTCCACAATATCAACAACAACAATACCAACAACCAATCGTCCAAAGAACACCGCAGGAAAGACCAAGTGTTCAACAAATTATTCAAACAATTCGCTCAGAGCATAGTAATTTGTATACACAGCTAGAACAGGCAGGAATGAACCGTCAGCTAATTGAATCTCTTTTCTTCTCTGTTGTTAACTTTACACGAAATCAGTCCAATATTAACCGACCAGCAAATCAAATTTATAGTCAATTCCAAAGAGAAAATCCTTGGTTTAACTTATTTATTCAATCTTTGAATCTCCCAACGAGTACAGTAAATCGTATATTAACTAGAGTTATTGAACTTACAATACAAATACTTAAGGGCGAGCAACCCGCTCCTGCTCCTGGCCCCAACCGCCCAGGCGAAGGTTGGTCTAACTGGGAAGATCTTGGAGGTGTTTTAACAAGCGCTCCGACTGTATCATCATGGCAAGCAAATCGTTTAGATGTTTTTGCTAGAGGAACTGATAACGCTCTTTACCATATTTGGTGGGACGGTAGTAGATGGAGTAATTGGGAAAGCCTTGGCGGTGTCTTAACATCAGCTCCTGGTGCTGTTTCTTGGGGGCCAAATCGTATTGATGTCTTCGTAAGAGGAACAGACAATGCACTGTATCATAAATGGTGGGACGGTAGCAGATGGAATGATTGGGAAAACCTTGGAGGCGTTTTAACAAGTGGGCCTTCTGCTTCATCGCGTCGTTCAAATCGCTTAGATGTATTTGTTCGTGGAAATAATAATCGCCTTTATAAAAAATCATGGAATGGCACGCGTTGGGAAGATTGGGAGGACCTTGGCGGTAACCTAAACTCGGAACCAGCTGCAGTATCTTGGGGTCCAAACCGAATCGATGTCTTTGCGAGAGGGCAAAACAATAATTTAATTCATAAATGGTGGGACGGAAACTCGTGGAGTGATTGGGAAAACCTTGGCGGCAATTTAACAAGTGCTCCAACTGCATCGTCAAGACGAAATAATCTTTTAGAGGTATTTGCTAGAGGAAACAACAATCGCCTAATTAGAAGAACATGGAATGGCTCTCGTTGGAGTAATTGGGAAACACTTAACGGCAATTTAACAAGTGCTCCAGCAGCTGTTTCATGGGGACCAAACCGCACTGATGTATTTGCTAGAGGAAACAACAACAATAACTTAATTCATACGTTCCGAAATTAA
- a CDS encoding chromate transporter, whose product MDQPFYQRNKTSLRTLLEILIVSTRLGLTSFGGPTAHLGYFHEEYIRRRKWLDEKSYTELVALCQFLPGPASSQVGIGIGVMRGGILGGITSFIGFTMPSVVALILFAILVQGFDVSDAGWIHGLKIVAVAVVAHAVFGMAKNLAPDLLRKAILLVSLTISLLWQTSFSQVVVILLAAIVGFLVYRKHDNKEEPTVHFPISRKFGVACLGLFFGLLMVLPILRDLFSSTMIAMFDSFYRAGSLVFGGGHVVLPLLEREFVPTGWISEEAFLAGYGVAQAVPGPLFTFASYIGAAMHGWVGGIVATIAIFLPAFLLVFGTLPFWQLLRKNNKVKGAFMGVNAAVVGILIAAFYNPIWTSTIFKPIDFAFATILFSMLSYWRVAPWIVVATGVLGGLLLGSYYD is encoded by the coding sequence ATGGACCAACCTTTTTATCAAAGAAATAAAACTTCACTAAGAACGTTACTCGAAATTTTAATAGTTTCAACGCGGCTAGGATTAACTTCTTTCGGAGGACCAACTGCTCATTTAGGCTATTTCCATGAAGAGTATATTAGAAGACGTAAGTGGCTTGATGAAAAGAGCTATACTGAGCTAGTAGCACTTTGTCAATTCCTTCCCGGGCCTGCAAGTAGCCAAGTAGGAATTGGGATCGGTGTAATGCGGGGTGGTATTTTGGGAGGCATTACTTCATTTATTGGATTTACGATGCCGTCTGTTGTCGCTCTAATACTATTTGCAATTTTAGTTCAAGGATTTGATGTTAGTGATGCCGGTTGGATTCATGGGCTTAAGATTGTTGCCGTTGCTGTTGTTGCACATGCTGTCTTCGGAATGGCAAAAAATCTAGCACCGGATTTATTGCGTAAGGCAATTTTGTTAGTCTCCTTGACTATTTCGTTACTATGGCAAACTTCATTTTCGCAAGTCGTGGTCATTCTATTAGCCGCAATTGTCGGTTTTCTTGTTTATCGAAAACATGATAATAAAGAGGAACCTACCGTTCATTTCCCAATTTCGCGGAAGTTTGGAGTTGCTTGTTTAGGATTATTTTTTGGGTTGTTAATGGTTTTACCAATCTTAAGAGATCTATTTTCATCAACTATGATTGCAATGTTTGATAGTTTTTACCGTGCAGGTTCACTTGTATTTGGTGGTGGCCATGTTGTATTACCATTATTAGAGCGAGAATTTGTCCCTACCGGTTGGATTAGTGAGGAAGCATTTCTTGCTGGTTATGGGGTAGCACAGGCTGTACCTGGACCACTGTTTACATTTGCTTCTTATATCGGCGCTGCAATGCATGGTTGGGTAGGTGGGATAGTTGCTACGATTGCAATTTTTTTACCAGCATTTTTACTTGTTTTTGGAACGCTTCCATTTTGGCAATTACTTCGTAAAAATAACAAGGTTAAAGGCGCCTTTATGGGTGTCAATGCAGCAGTTGTCGGGATCTTAATTGCGGCATTTTATAACCCAATTTGGACCTCTACTATTTTTAAACCCATTGATTTTGCCTTTGCTACAATCCTTTTTAGCATGTTATCTTATTGGAGAGTTGCACCGTGGATTGTTGTAGCTACGGGTGTTCTAGGAGGTCTTTTATTAGGATCTTATTATGATTAA
- the pgeF gene encoding peptidoglycan editing factor PgeF, which translates to MKTNIYFDNEQYIAGITLKENNEFEQNNMALHVCESVEQVLENRQRLAKSLNCGLDSFVCANQTHSANVHHVTLADKGRGAKSTENAILNTDALFTYEPEILLCTFTADCVPVIFYHEQKGLIGVIHSGWQGTVKEITLKVFQQLKEVEHCDPRYFHVHLGRALSQEKFEVDEDVFVKFRDLGYADDYMYFNNETSKYHIDNQQTVKKQCELAGVPSENVIIDQTCTFLSSDGFSYRQDKKSGRHMSFIMKKTK; encoded by the coding sequence TTGAAGACAAACATCTATTTTGACAATGAACAATATATTGCAGGCATTACTTTGAAAGAGAACAATGAATTTGAACAAAACAACATGGCTCTTCATGTGTGTGAAAGTGTGGAACAGGTTTTAGAAAATCGCCAAAGACTTGCTAAATCTTTAAATTGTGGCTTAGATTCATTTGTTTGTGCAAATCAAACCCATAGCGCTAATGTACATCATGTGACCCTTGCCGATAAAGGGCGCGGGGCTAAGAGTACAGAAAATGCCATTTTAAATACTGATGCTTTATTTACGTATGAACCAGAAATACTGCTATGTACTTTTACTGCTGACTGCGTTCCGGTTATTTTCTATCATGAACAGAAAGGTCTAATCGGAGTGATTCATTCAGGTTGGCAAGGAACAGTAAAAGAAATTACTCTGAAAGTCTTCCAGCAATTAAAAGAAGTTGAGCATTGTGACCCGAGATATTTCCATGTTCATCTTGGAAGAGCTCTAAGCCAAGAAAAGTTTGAAGTGGATGAGGATGTTTTCGTTAAATTTCGAGATTTAGGCTATGCAGATGATTATATGTATTTTAATAACGAAACAAGCAAATATCACATTGATAATCAACAAACCGTAAAAAAACAATGTGAACTAGCCGGCGTTCCTTCTGAGAATGTTATAATTGATCAAACTTGTACGTTTTTAAGTTCTGATGGTTTCTCCTATCGCCAAGATAAAAAAAGCGGCAGACATATGAGTTTTATTATGAAAAAGACTAAATAA
- the psiE gene encoding phosphate-starvation-inducible protein PsiE has product MEKGKKPLSLSIKVIPKVLQWYLNVCLTILAVILSFLLIKETIVFFEVLITYGSTDYKLFLENILIFFLYFEFITMIVKYFNEDYHFPLRYFLYIGITAMVRLIIVEHDHPRDTLIYSLVILVLIICYFIINITPLERPKKSWLFQQKEKTAKHLE; this is encoded by the coding sequence ATGGAAAAAGGAAAAAAACCATTATCACTATCGATAAAAGTGATTCCTAAGGTTTTACAGTGGTATTTAAATGTCTGTTTAACGATCTTAGCTGTCATTCTTTCTTTTCTACTTATTAAGGAGACCATAGTGTTCTTTGAAGTTTTAATCACATATGGGAGTACGGATTATAAACTTTTCCTCGAGAACATCCTCATTTTCTTTTTATATTTCGAATTTATTACGATGATTGTAAAGTACTTTAATGAAGATTATCACTTTCCTCTTCGGTATTTTCTCTATATTGGAATCACTGCAATGGTTCGATTAATTATCGTTGAACATGATCATCCGAGAGATACGCTAATTTACTCCCTCGTTATTTTAGTATTAATTATTTGTTACTTCATTATTAACATCACTCCGCTAGAAAGACCTAAAAAATCTTGGCTATTCCAACAAAAAGAAAAAACAGCAAAACATTTAGAATAA